A single window of Nasonia vitripennis strain AsymCx chromosome 4, Nvit_psr_1.1, whole genome shotgun sequence DNA harbors:
- the LOC100123386 gene encoding two pore potassium channel protein sup-9, which produces MKRQNVRTLSLVVCTFTYLLIGAAVFDALESDTERRRWEFLSEVRRNMMRKYNISVEDYRMVEIVIIENKPHKAGPQWKFAGAFYFATVVLAMIGYGHSTPVTVGGKAFCMGYAMVGIPLGLVMFQSIGERLNKFASVVIRRAKTYLKCQKTEATEMNLMLATGLLSSIIITTGAAVFSRYEGWSYFDSFYYCFVTLTTIGFGDYVALQNDQALSNKPGYVALSLVFILFGLAVVAASINLLVLRFMTMNAEEVRRDDELQSASHHVLTLDGEVVAVNGKLLAGHIPMSNETDDCVSVCSCTCLGATNSELLDSSGYQGYRPPSITTSLRVKRASV; this is translated from the exons ATGAAAAGGCAGAATGTGAGGACGCTGTCGCTGGTCGTGTGCACCTTCACGTACCTGCTCATCGGGGCGGCCGTCTTCGACGCGCTCGAGTCCGACACCGAGCGCAGACGCTGGGAGTTCTTGTCTG AGGTGCGCCGCAACATGATGAGGAAGTACAACATCTCCGTCGAGGACTACCGCATGGTGGAGATCGTGATAATCGAGAACAAGCCGCACAAGGCCGGCCCCCAGTGGAAGTTCGCCGGGGCCTTCTACTTCGCGACCGTGGTGCTGGCCATGATAG GTTACGGACACTCGACGCCGGTGACGGTCGGCGGCAAGGCCTTCTGCATGGGCTACGCGATGGTCGGCATCCCCCTGGGCCTGGTCATGTTCCAGAGCATCGGTGAGCGGCTCAACAAGTTCGCCTCGGTGGTAATCCGCCGGGCCAAGACCTACCTCAAGTGCCAGAAGACCGAGGCCACGGAGATGAACCTCATGCTGGCCACCGGGCTGCTGTCCAGCATCATCATCACCACGGGCGCCGCCGTCTTCTCCAGGTACGAGGGCTGGAGCTACTTCGACAGCTTCTACTACTGCTTCGTCACGCTCACCACCATCGGCTTCGGCGACTACGTCGCTCTCCAG AACGACCAAGCCCTGTCGAACAAGCCGGGCTACGTGGCGCTCAGCCTGGTCTTCATCCTCTTCGGCCTGGCCGTCGTGGCCGCCAGCATCAACCTGCTGGTGCTGCGCTTCATGACCAT GAACGCGGAGGAGGTCCGCCGCGACGACGAGCTCCAGTCGGCCTCGCACCACGTGCTCACCCTCGACGGCGAGGTGGTCGCGGTGAACGGCAAGCTGCTCGCCGGGCACATTCCCATGTCCAACGAGACGGACGACTGCGTCTCGGTCTGCTCGTGCACCTGCCTCGGCGCCACCAACTCCGAGCTCCTCGACTCCTCGGGCTACCAGGGCTACAGGCCGCCCTCGATCACCACCAGTTTGCGCGTCAAACGCGCGTCCGTCTGA
- the LOC100123381 gene encoding uncharacterized protein LOC100123381 isoform X1 — protein sequence MVTGEASDSRPEESSLVAQLLHSMASPKAARRKQAMAISPEDVKLIVGRAIGGPADILDYQLRGFSDLQTGFSGSHQRLEITIKRQPKPEDDFVTEKLGFFAKLAPTGPPLLLAALAVLEVRKKEMEFFEQIAPRLYSYAPGTGSFAPRCYLAKEDVIVLEDLGAKGFAVVDDNGILLAEERLKAAARAQARLHAASYVTESILIKEQGKTFRDLAPTACQERVLDKTAEQLDLSKLLIVEWLARTVAGRNEPAAECAELLAGSLDGVFDWLYFENGKNLVICHGDTWSFNMMFDESEPPKCRLVDFQLTRYAPRAFDLAQMIYFTTTGETRAKYEDSAVEAYHLEFCETLRKNGFEPISTLAELQAEYEEARLAALFAAAIYYPSLMLSKEVHESFASPDDLYTEFVYRSSNEAVYALMERDETYEQRLSELALELLAHCKKLDAELKDREARPKAGA from the exons CACTCGTcgcgcagctgctgcataGCATGGCCAGTCCCAAGGCAGCGAGGAGGAAGCAGGCCATGGCCATCAGTCCCGAGGACGTGAAACTCATCGTGGGCCGGGCCATCGGCGGACCCGCCGACATCCTGGACTACCAGCTCCGAGGCTTCTCCGACCTGCAGACCGGCTTCTCGGGCTCGCACCAGCGGCTCGAAATCACCATCAAACGGCAGCCCAAGCCGGAGGACGACTTCGTCACGGAGAAGCTCGGCTTCTTCGCCAAGCTCGCCCCGACCGGTCCCCCCCTCCTCCTGGCCGCCCTCGCCGTGCTCGAGGTCCGCAAGAAGGAGATGGAGTTCTTCGAGCAAATAGCCCCGCGGCTCTACAGCTACGCCCCCGGGACGGGCTCGTTCGCGCCGCGCTGCTACCTGGCGAAGGAGGACGTGATCGTGCTGGAGGACCTCGGGGCCAAGGGCTTCGCCGTCGTCGACGATAACGGCATCCTCTTGGCCGAGGAGCGGCTGAAGGCGGCGGCTCGGGCGCAGGCCAGGCTCCACGCGGCCTCCTACGTCACCGAGAGCATCCTCATCAAGGAgcag GGCAAGACCTTCAGGGACCTGGCCCCGACAGCTTGCCAGGAGAGGGTCTTGGACAAGACGGCCGAACAGCTGGACCTCTCGAAGCTCCTGATCGTCGAGTGGCTCGCGCGAACCGTCGCCGGGAGGAACGAGCCCGCGGCGGAGTGCGCCGAGCTGCTGGCCGGCAGCTTGGACGGGGTCTTCGACTGGCTGTACTTCGAGAACGGGAAGAACCTCGTCATCTGCCACGGAGACACCTGGTCCTTCAACATGATGTTCGACGAGTCCGAGCCGCCCAAGTGTCGGCTCGTGGACTTCCAGCTGACCAG GTACGCCCCCCGAGCCTTCGACCTGGCGCAGATGATCTACTTCACGACGACCGGCGAGACGCGCGCCAAGTACGAGGACTCGGCCGTCGAGGCCTACCACCTGGAGTTCTGCGAGACCCTCCGCAAGAACGGCTTCGAGCCGATCTCGACGCTGGCCGAGCTGCAGGCCGAGTACGAGGAGGCGAGACTCGCGGCACTCTTCGCCGCGGCCATCTACTACCCCTCCCTCATGCTCAGCAAGGAGGTCCACGAGTCGTTCGCCTCGCCGGACGACCTGTACACCGAGTTCGTCTACAGGTCGAGCAACGAGGCGGTCTACGCTCTGATGGAGCGCGACGAGACCTACGAACAGAGGCTGAGCGAGCTCGCCCTGGAGCTGCTCGCGCACTGCAAGAAGCTGGACGCCGAGCTGAAGGATCGGGAGGCGAGACCGAAGGCAGGGGCCTAG
- the LOC100123381 gene encoding uncharacterized protein LOC100123381 isoform X2 has translation MASPKAARRKQAMAISPEDVKLIVGRAIGGPADILDYQLRGFSDLQTGFSGSHQRLEITIKRQPKPEDDFVTEKLGFFAKLAPTGPPLLLAALAVLEVRKKEMEFFEQIAPRLYSYAPGTGSFAPRCYLAKEDVIVLEDLGAKGFAVVDDNGILLAEERLKAAARAQARLHAASYVTESILIKEQGKTFRDLAPTACQERVLDKTAEQLDLSKLLIVEWLARTVAGRNEPAAECAELLAGSLDGVFDWLYFENGKNLVICHGDTWSFNMMFDESEPPKCRLVDFQLTRYAPRAFDLAQMIYFTTTGETRAKYEDSAVEAYHLEFCETLRKNGFEPISTLAELQAEYEEARLAALFAAAIYYPSLMLSKEVHESFASPDDLYTEFVYRSSNEAVYALMERDETYEQRLSELALELLAHCKKLDAELKDREARPKAGA, from the exons ATGGCCAGTCCCAAGGCAGCGAGGAGGAAGCAGGCCATGGCCATCAGTCCCGAGGACGTGAAACTCATCGTGGGCCGGGCCATCGGCGGACCCGCCGACATCCTGGACTACCAGCTCCGAGGCTTCTCCGACCTGCAGACCGGCTTCTCGGGCTCGCACCAGCGGCTCGAAATCACCATCAAACGGCAGCCCAAGCCGGAGGACGACTTCGTCACGGAGAAGCTCGGCTTCTTCGCCAAGCTCGCCCCGACCGGTCCCCCCCTCCTCCTGGCCGCCCTCGCCGTGCTCGAGGTCCGCAAGAAGGAGATGGAGTTCTTCGAGCAAATAGCCCCGCGGCTCTACAGCTACGCCCCCGGGACGGGCTCGTTCGCGCCGCGCTGCTACCTGGCGAAGGAGGACGTGATCGTGCTGGAGGACCTCGGGGCCAAGGGCTTCGCCGTCGTCGACGATAACGGCATCCTCTTGGCCGAGGAGCGGCTGAAGGCGGCGGCTCGGGCGCAGGCCAGGCTCCACGCGGCCTCCTACGTCACCGAGAGCATCCTCATCAAGGAgcag GGCAAGACCTTCAGGGACCTGGCCCCGACAGCTTGCCAGGAGAGGGTCTTGGACAAGACGGCCGAACAGCTGGACCTCTCGAAGCTCCTGATCGTCGAGTGGCTCGCGCGAACCGTCGCCGGGAGGAACGAGCCCGCGGCGGAGTGCGCCGAGCTGCTGGCCGGCAGCTTGGACGGGGTCTTCGACTGGCTGTACTTCGAGAACGGGAAGAACCTCGTCATCTGCCACGGAGACACCTGGTCCTTCAACATGATGTTCGACGAGTCCGAGCCGCCCAAGTGTCGGCTCGTGGACTTCCAGCTGACCAG GTACGCCCCCCGAGCCTTCGACCTGGCGCAGATGATCTACTTCACGACGACCGGCGAGACGCGCGCCAAGTACGAGGACTCGGCCGTCGAGGCCTACCACCTGGAGTTCTGCGAGACCCTCCGCAAGAACGGCTTCGAGCCGATCTCGACGCTGGCCGAGCTGCAGGCCGAGTACGAGGAGGCGAGACTCGCGGCACTCTTCGCCGCGGCCATCTACTACCCCTCCCTCATGCTCAGCAAGGAGGTCCACGAGTCGTTCGCCTCGCCGGACGACCTGTACACCGAGTTCGTCTACAGGTCGAGCAACGAGGCGGTCTACGCTCTGATGGAGCGCGACGAGACCTACGAACAGAGGCTGAGCGAGCTCGCCCTGGAGCTGCTCGCGCACTGCAAGAAGCTGGACGCCGAGCTGAAGGATCGGGAGGCGAGACCGAAGGCAGGGGCCTAG
- the LOC116738588 gene encoding putative RNA-binding protein Luc7-like 2, whose amino-acid sequence MAPTKRPRENATRNRDKTRRRKRAQEVRPLFKFMGQLCGEECEQDLTPVSESAGRGSARRDNGSRRREMLDDAEMDGIAEELSDEEYDEPRNPAPARSGRLAKAKLRKSGQGGQASEMPLKIGVQKAMRYICEALAFGLQSGYLTPRDSKGKLLRVSSELFQTPEPARGRAPPRNGPEGSEARADRRQNRRQRRPEPSDSQADGKPDDEGAAVGAAVGERGQQRSRKQRSRSGSRHKRRSGKSRSRSRSKRRHGRKRSGRSHSEKPEAELRAKQIKPEQEPEQDEMDENGKESSGGRNEDDNEDGKSAKSTLNSDSQNSNEEKKRADEDGASDEDEDEDEDGSEKNK is encoded by the exons ATGGCCCCCACGAAGCGGCCCCGCGAGAACGCCACGAGGAACCGCGACAAGACTA GGCGTCGCAAGCGCGCGCAGGAGGTCCGGCCGCTCTTCAAGTTCATGGGCCAGTTGTGCGGCGAGGAGTGCGAGCAGGACCTGACGCCGGTGTCCGAGAGCGCCGGCCGGGGCTCCGCGCGCCGAGACAACGGCAGCAGGCGCCGCGAGATGCTGGACGACGCGGAGATGGACGGGATCGCGGAGGAGCTGAGCGACGAGGAGTACGACGAGCCGCGCAACCCGGCGCCGGCCAGGTCGGGCCGCCTCGCCAAGGCCAAGCTCAGGAAGTCGGGCCAGGGGGGCCAGGCTAGCGAGATGCCGCTCAAGATCG GCGTGCAGAAGGCCATGCGCTACATCTGCGAGGCCCTGGCCTTCGGCCTGCAGTCGGGCTACCTGACGCCCAGGGACAGCAAGGGCAAGCTGCTGCGCGTGTCCTCGGAGCTCTTCCAGACCCCGGAGCCGGCTCGCGGTCGCGCTCCGCCGCGGAACGGCCCCGAGGGCAGCGAGGCCAGGGCCGATCGCCGGCAGAACCGCAGGCAGCGCCGCCCGGAGCCGAGCGACTCGCAGGCCGACGGCAAGCCCGACGACGAGGGCGCGGCGGTCGGCGCGGCGGTCGGCGAGCGCGGGCAGCAGCGCTCGAGGAAGCAGCGCAGCAGGTCCGGCAGCAGGCACAAGCGGCGCTCCGGCAAGAGCCGCAGCAGGAGCCGCAGCAAGCGCAGGCACGGCAGGAAGCGCTCGGGCCGCAG CCACTCCGAGAAGCCGGAGGCGGAGCTCCGCGCCAAGCAGATCAAGCCCGAGCAGGAGCCCGAGCAGGACGAGATGGACGAGAACGGCAAGGAGTCGTCGGGCGGGCGCAACGAGGACGACAACGAGGACGGCAAGAGCGCCAAGTCGACCCTCAACTCCGACAGCCAGAACAGCAACGAGGAGAAGAAGCGCGCCGACGAGGACGGCGCAtccgacgaggacgaggacgaggacgaggacggGAGCGAGAAGAATAAGTGA